ggggggggggagaaaaaatcAATCTCTCAGAGGGTCAAAGCCAGAGGGTCAAGGCCAGGGGACCCTAAGggatcagggaggcaggcggtGAAGCTCAGGCCTCCGTGAGCCCAGGTCGCTCCATGGGAGGTGAGAGCAAGGGCTGGTCAGGGAGGTGAAGCTTTTAGAAGGCCCAGGGCAGAGAAAGTGGCTTCTCTCTCAGTGACATCCCCCAGCCCCTGTAGGTGGGGTCAGCCCTTTGGCCTTGGGGCCCATGCTGTCCTCAGTCCAcagggctgggggctcaggtaCCTCCGGAGCCTGCGGAgccagcagccccctccccttccacGATCCAGGGAAATACTGGGCGGTGCCAGCTGGGGCTTGACTGGTTGACTGGCTGCCAGCCTCCCCCCCTTCCGCCCCCGCCTCAGGCCCCCGTGGCGTGGCGGGAGTGGAACAGCGGCTGGGcggctcctccccaggctgctGTCTGCTTTCCTTTGCCCCCTTGGCAGGAacaggagaggaaaaaagaataattaaaccCAAACATTCTGGTAACTTTTTCCTGGAACTCAAGGATGCAGGGCGGGAGGCTCTGATCCTGCAATAGTAGGTCGGACAATCTGTCGACCCCTGTCtgtctctccacccccaccctgctccctcagTGCTGGTGCTAGCACCCAAGGATTGGACCTCACCAGCCCTCCTGCTGATCCCGGGACCATGTCCTGACTCCTGAGGCAGTGCCTTTAAGGACCAGATCCCCTCCTGGACCCCTCCTGccagcacccccaccccgatGTCCAAACCAGATCAGGGTACTCATCCTGGAGCCTTCCTATACTGGGATGAATAGTGGCCCCCAAAACACATGTCTACCCAGAACCTATAAATGTGACATTATTTGGCAAAAGGCCTTTATACATGTAATGAAGTCAAGGATCTTGAGATGCCATCATCCTGGATTACCCTGGTGGACCCTAAGTAAAATGACAGGTAAGACAcagaagagagacacagagaagaagCTACatgaagacagaagcagagactggagtgatgtggccacaagccaagaacACCTGGACCCACCAGAAACTGCAAGAGGCAGAAAGGATCCTCCCCTAGAGCTTCAGAGGGatcatggccctgctgacaccttgattttgggtCCCTGGCCTCCAGAACCATAAGAGTCAATCTCTGTTGCTGTAAGTTGCCCAGTTTATGGTAGTTTGTTACAGCCGCCCCAGAACACTCATACATTTCTCTTTCCTGTGCTCCATCATCTCTTCCATGACTCTTCTTCCCTCTGTTGCCTCTTCGCTAAACCCAACGCCAGGCCAGCTCTTACCACCCACACTGCCCCTTATCCAAGCCCATGGCACCTCTTGGGTGAGCTTCCTGGGTGCCTGTAGGGCTAGCCCAGGcatgggagagggaaggggtttCTGTGGCCTTGGGGATTCTGCCAGGCGGGAGGCACAGGAAAATTGTGGAGGAGCAGGTGGTGGCTGAGGGCCTAGGCCACCCTGAGCCTTGGGTGGAGAGACGGGTGACTCAGGTGACTCACCTGAGACCAGGCCCAAGCAACAGGGCCACCCCAGGCTTCTCTGCCTTCCCACCTGACTCTCTGGGTTTATTTGAGTACATCTTTCCTCTCTGGCCTCCAGGTACCCATGGGGGTGAAGcttgggcagggccagggcggtGGTGGCACTCACGGGAGATCGATCCAAGCTCGGGGCGCCAGCCGGTCCTCCTGGAGCCGGTTGTTGCTGAGCACCAGCACACTGAGGCTGCAGCTGCGGTTCAGCGTGCGCTCTGTCACCTCCTCGATGACGTTGGCACCCAGGTGCAGCTCCTAGAGCCAAGGCTCGGGGTGAGGGGCTTGctccctgggggcctggccctgctccctgccccctcccggcCCCATCCGTGGTACTCGGATGCCACAGTCTCTGGTCCTCTCAGGGCCATAGTCACCTGTGCAAAGGATCCCAGCGACATCTGCCAGTGATGCCATGACTCCTCAGGGTCCCACAAGACACAGCCACAGAGAGTACCACCAAGCACAGGGGACCATGTGGCCCAGAGTGGGCAAGGACCTGGCTCAGGGACAGCCAGTGGGTCCAGGAAAGTCCTTGAGGCCCAACTCTGGGCTCTTGGAAGGTGGGGTCAGGGTGAGGGGAGGCCTTTGGCGTTGAGGCCTTGTGGGTTTATCATCAAAATTCCCCCCAtgggccctagctagtttggctctatggatagagcgttggcctgtggactgaagggtcccaggattgattccagtcaagggcacatgcccgggttgcaggcttgatctccgttaaggggtgtgcaggaggcagccgatcaatgattctctctcatcactgatgtttctatctctctctctcccgctcccttcctctctgaaatcaataaaaatatattttaaattaaaaaaaatacccacaTGGGCAGCCCTACTAGCCAGCAGCAGATGCTCTGGTCATTTGGCCACAATGCTGCCTGTCCCGGACTCGGGGCCCGCATCTCACCTGCAGGGAGGCTGGAAGGCCGGGTGGGATGGTTCGCAGCCGGTTCCGGTCCAGCCTCAGGTACAGCAAGCTGCCCAAGGGCCGGAAAGCCAGGGGGGAGATGTTCCCATCATGCAGCTGGTTCCCTTCCACCTCCAGCGTTAGCAGCTTGCTGAGCCCTGCAGGGTGGGCCGGCAGAGCCTGAGCCAACCGTGGAGCCACTGggagctgcctgctgctgctccctcctctgccctccagccAGGCTGCCCTGGGCAGACCCTCCCCTCGCCCTCCCACAGCTTTCCAAGGTTTCCATggctgcccaggcctcagccctTTGTTCCCTGCCCCTGGGGCTGCCCGCACCCCGGAAGCTGCTGTGCTGCAGGCCCTGCAGGTGGTTGTCATTGAGCTTGAGCTCCTGCAGGGAGGCGGGCAGGGCCGGCACTGTGGACAGCTGGTTTCCATCCAGGTTCAGCCGCTTTAGCCGCGTCAGATTCTGCAAGTGGGTCGGGGAGAagaaggggctgggggctggtgttctctgtgggccaggTCTAAGCCTGCTGGGTGTGGTTTTGGGCTTAGCCCACCCAGGGGCACCCCTAATGGGTTGCATCACGGCTTCCTAGTTCCTGCTTAGATCAGGCCTCTCTGGGTTTCCAGAACCCCCCTTAGTTTCTCCCAGGGGTGCTGTTCCCTCATGGAGCCCACAAATTTGTGCTGCTCTACACACTCCCAGCTATGGACTGTGTCACCCCACATCATCCAAGCCCACCGTGCTGGGCACTCCGTGCTTCCTCTGGGCCTTGTCCcccaggcaggggtgggagaggagccaTGGATGCCTGGGGCCATTTGgggctgcccaggcccctgggagagCAGGCGGCGGGGCTGCTGCGCACCTTAAAGGCACCAGGGTGCAGGCCACGGGCATCTAGCTTGTTCTTGCTCAGGTCCAGCCACTCCAGGTTGGGCAGTCCCAGGAACGTGTGGGCCGGGATCTTGGCAATTTCATTCTCTGTGCACACACATGGGGCAGCCATGTTccatgtgtccttgtccccctcCCGTCTGCCACTCCGTACCTCCCCCGACTCCGGCGGAGGCAGCAAAGACGCACTCAAAGGAGCTGGCTCCTCTGCTGTCCCAGGTCAGAGCATCTTCTCGCTCCCGACCAGGACCCATGGGAAAGTGAGCTATTTCCGGGCACAGCAGGGTGGTGGCTACACTGGCTGAGGACCCACTAGCAGAGTAGCCTGGAGGTGTGGCTGCCTCACCCATGCTGCAGGGGTGAGTGTGGGGAAGAAGACCACTCACCTGCCAGGTAAAGCGTGGTCAGGCCAGGGTCGGTCAGGGCAGGGATGTGTTTCATCTTGGCATTGCCACAGGCGATGGCcgcctgggccaggaggcatgaggctggcagggagggcatgGCCTGCTCCATGGTGCCTGGGTCCGCAGGCCCATGCCCATGCCCTCGCCTGCTTCCAGGCCTTCTTTGCCCACGGCCTGTGGTCTCTGAGATGCTGCTGCCCCCGCAGCCTTGACTGCAGTCCTTCTTTTGTCGCCAGCCCCTTGGGCCACGGTGGTGGGAAGACCCTGGAGAACAAGACGCAGCCCCAGCCCAGTCACATAGCAACAGGGGCCCACTGAGGGTCAGGGCCTTGCCCAGGGCCCTTAGATTTGccagcagctgccagctgggctGGAACACCGGGCCACTGGGCCTCTTTCCCTGGGCTGAGGGTGGGAAGGAGCCCTGCCTTAGAGAGACCCCCTCTGGCCCCACATGCGAGGGTCTAGGCTTGGGCACATTGAgaatggggtggggtctcaagtGGCTGGTGACACTGGTGTGATTGGTACAGGTTGGACCAAGTCAAGGCCTCTTCAGACTCACACACAGCCTGTCACCCCCACAGTTccacctgggggctgcctgtCCTGGCCAGTCCTCACCTTTGAGGTGCCTCCCGGGCTTCAGGCCCCTTCTCctagcctcccagcctcctgccttcctgtcCCGGCCTCTCAGCAGCcactgtgccctcttgcactggagcggggagggaagggggtctTGCTGATCCTTGAGGGCCTGAGTTTGGCCACCTGAGGCCctgctgcctcagcccccactgcagctatggcctggggcagggcctaCTCTTGCTTCCAGGCTACTTGGGGTGACTCCTCtgggccagccctggcctggcaggggccttccagctgggtctggggggctgggtgggggctccATGGGCACCCTCTCGGAGGTGGGCCACACCTGTGCCCAGTACAGCTGCCCGTCCTCAGGCCTGTCCCAGCCACCATTCTTGGGAATGGGTTGCCCCCTGCAGAAGGAGCCGGTTCAGGCTGGGGTAGCCAGGACCCCTGAGTGACTGAGAGGCCACACCTTCCCCCTAGCTGGGGGTCAGCTACAGGATGGAagccctccctctttctttcttatttttttaaatcctcacctgaggatattttttcattgattgttagagagagtggaagagagagggaaagacagagagagagagaaacatcgatgtgagagaaacacatggattggttgcctcctgcataagccccaaccagggcctaggccagggagaagcctgcaaccagggtacatgcccttgaccggaatcgaaaccggacccttccgtctgcaggccaccgctctatccactgagctaacctGGCTAGGGtgccctccctctttctctctgtgcccaggcctcacttctgcctttctttcctctctccaggAGCTCCCATCCTTTTGTCACAGACCCCCAAGGCCATCAAGTGTCAGAGATTTCCTGGTTTCATGGCCCCAGCATAGGGGACCCCTAGCACCAGAGTcaccctgcctgcctctcagaACTGAGGCAGCTCTTTACTGTTGCGGACCCTCCATCTTGTCAGGACAAGGCATAGGTAGGCCCCTGGGGTGGGCACAGGAGGGCTTCAGTGACCTGGGCAGAGGGGTTGGGCCTGCTCCTATGCCTCTGGGGCCCTGTGGGTGCTGCCTGGGCAGGAGGGTGGGCATAGCCTCTGGAGATCCGAAGGGGTCACTGCCACCTGTAAGCTTGTTTTCAGAAGTGGGAGCCCCAATGCCTGCTGGGAGGGGAGGTTGCTGGGGGCAAGGCAAGCCCAGAGGCCACTTAAAGGGGCCACCAGCAATGGCTAAGGAGGGACAAtagcccccaggcctcccctccacTGCGTGGCGGCCCCGTTTAACCAGTACTGACCATAAGCCTCCCTGCAGGTCCACCCCTGgcccttcctgccccacccccaggcctggagGTGGGCCGACAACCAGTGGCCACACCATAGCTGGTTTCCTGGGCCCCTTGTGCCACCCcaacccagccctgggccccccaCTTCCAACCTCCCATGCTTCTCTCAGTCTCCCCAGCAGGCCCAGCACAGCCAGCTCAGCTCCCCAACCAGCAAATCCAGATCCATTCTTCCAGCCCCACTACAGTGGCccctcctgggcagggggctcttacctcccctgctcccaccctgCGGGATGGGCATGGGACTTTCTAAGAATCTGCAGTCCACCCCATGCCCTCCGGGGATGGTTCCCTGAGGCCATGGGCCCCTCTGAGGCCCCTCCCGCATCCAGGGTGGGCAGCCTTGGGTGACCAGCTATTttttccctctgccccagccctgcgggGTTCCACTGGTGGGACAGGGCACTCCCCTCCTGCCAGCTTCCTCCTGCTGGTGCCACCTACTCACCATCGGGACGCCCAGGCAtgatgggcagcagcagctgcagggcgGGCAAACCCGTGGGGGTTGGTGGGGCCATGGGCTCTCTCAGGCTCGGCCTCTGCTTAGCCAGGGCCCCTCCAGGGCAGCACCCCACCCAGAGAGCCAGGACAGGGAGCAGCATGGTCTTCATGGCCACTGTGCGCAGGCCACACAGGGCGCCTGCATCGGCAGAGAGAATGAATAGCTGGGAGCGGTGGGAGCGGTGGCCCTGGCAGGAAGGGACACCTCAGATGGCACTGGACAGTCCCGCTCCCTGagctcctggccctggctgcAGTGCTCCGAGCTTCTCCCCACCCTGGCCCTCCCCCAGGGAGCCCCCTCCAAACACACCTCCCCAGGACTTGCTCCCCACTTTCCCCAGCATCCCTTGCTCTCACCTGAAGAGAAAGGCAGATTGATATTTTCTTGGGCCTCAGCGCTCTCGCTACTTTCCCATAAGGCCCGCATTTATTCTCCACTGGCCTGAGCCCAGTGGCCCCCATGAATGAGGCTTCTGTTTCCACACACAGCGGGCCTGTGAGGCCCACCGCAGAGCAGGCCGCCCACCCGAGGCTGCCAGGTCCTACCTCCGTGGCTGGGAAAGGAGAGGGGCCAGGCCTCGGGTCCTCGGGAGAGGGGGCAGGTGCCAGACTACCTGGGCAATGATGGCTCTGGCACTTTGGGAAACCTGTGTGCCAATGCTGAGGACTCCCAATTCCAGGGGAAACAGACACATGGGCAGAGCCAAGGGGGCTAGTTGGACCCAGCCCTTGGGGCCACAGGGCGACCTGGGCATGGGCGCTGGGGTACACAGCTCAGCTCCTGGTCCTTCTACCAGCACCTTGCCTACCTCTGGGCAGTGCCCTTTTCTCCAGGCCTCTATGATCTCCTTCATAAAATGGAGGGGTcccggcccatgtggctcagtggttgagcatcaacctatgaaccaggaggtcacggtttaattcctggtcaagggcacatgcccaagtttcgggcttgatccccagtaggaggcgtacaggaggcagccgatccatgattctctctcattgatgtttctctctttctccctctcctttcctctctgaaatcaatgaaaaaaaaaatatattatttaaaagtttttaaaaaataaaatgaaatggaggGGGTTCCATGTCCTGTGACCCCctggctgtgcccccaccccagaTTGGAGTGTGTGTGGACCAGGGGCTGCCATCTCTTCGGGgacctctggcctgggcagcctgACAGTGGTCTGAGCAAGGCCATCTCACAGATATCCCCAGACTTCTTGGCCAAGAGCCCCAGGTCCCAGTGTAACCACTGTCATCAGGGGCTCCTGAGGGGGCACCTCACATGCCCTGTGGCTCGGAGGGGCACCTGTAGGTCAGGATGGGACAAGGTGTAaaggaggccaggcctgggggcagggacgCCAGGGTGGAGCAAGTGTCAAAGAAGAGAGTGTCTGACCAAGGCCCAGGGCCAGTCCTCAGAGGGCCCCAGCCCCAAGCCAACagcaggcggggggtgggggacagccaAGAGGCTGGGCTCACCACGAGGCTGGCTCCTCGGGGCCAGCGTTGAGGAAGCTTTTCCTACAGCTCTGTCCAGTGTTGACTTATGTTTGGAAGCGATCTCAAAAAATGAGTTAATTGTGGGCAAGGCGGGGGTGCCggagagggtgggggcggggcggaggaggagcagggctgggaagggCTGTAGGGAAGGAGCTTCCCATCACCACCTGGGGTTCAAGGTCTCGGTCTGGGGCCACGTGGGAGTGCATGAGACCCGGGAAGGGTTGGACAATGGTCAGGGCGGGGTGTCCCGGCAAGTGGGTCTTCGGTGGGCCCCTCAGCCTCTGCCCACTTGGGTCCGGGTAGCGGTGTGATGGACAGCACGCAGGGTGCAGCAGGGACACCCTGTCCCCTGTCTGGGACCATGCCACACGCAGCCTAGAGACAGGGACTGTCTGGGGAGTGAGCACGAGCAAGCACCTTGGGAGCCAAGGATGAAGCTGCcatgtgcctgtgtgcctgtgggtGACACAGGATGACGGGGCTGGCAGTCtgctgaagctgggggaggggagcccttAGGCACGGGAGGCTTGGGTGTGACTGGGAGACTCATCCAGATTTGCGAGATTTGCAAATTTTACGCAGAGATCCTGGAAGACTGAGCcactctccccccctcccccacttcccgcCACCTTCAGGACAGAGAAGGAACGAAGAGGGAGCCTGGCTCACCCAAGTCAGATGCCAgaggccaggcctcctgccttcccctgaGGTGGGCCCTAGGAGACAACTGTGGTGGGAGTCCtgaccctccccctgcctggggaTGGATTCTGGaattctgccccccaacccattTCCCCTGTTCGCTGCTCCCCAGGCGCTGACTAAACATCCTGTCATCTGGTTCCCATtagctgggctgggggtgggggaagtctGCTCCCAGGTTCTTTGGCACAGTGGCCCGGAGAAGGGAGGGACCCTTGCTCCTACCCACCTAGGCAGGAAGGGGTGAGGCCTGGCTGCTCAGTTCCCCAGCTCCCGGGGGATTCCTGTCCTAGATGCCCTTCCCCGCGGGGGGGACCAGGGGCCACCTACTTTGCCCAGTCTCAGGGTGCCTGGCCATTGTGGGGACCTTGAAGAGCCAGCTTGCGGGGGGGTCTCGGCAGAACCAGAGGGGCCTTCATGTGCCTGTCCCTCTTGCACACATAGCTCACTCGTGGACTTGGgctgaggcaggcagggccccTGGCCAGCACTCCCCGAGCCGGTGTCTGGAGCACAGGGTGGGAGAGTGTCGACATTTTCCAGGAACCAGCGATGCAGCCCAGGGTTGCTGGAAAGAGTTTTGGGCTCCCAGCCGTCCCTGGGCGGACAGGCCATTTAATGTCAGGAGCAAGCCTCCCCGCTCAGGGCCTCAGTCTCGTCATCTCAATGTGGTGGACATGGGCTCCTTAGAAAGTTCTAGAATCCGAGAGCTGGAAGGGGCCTAGGGAAATGGCATTAGCTGGTCAAGATCCCTTCTAGCTGCACAATCCCAGAATTCTAAGGGCAAGGAAGAGACTCCAGCCCCCTTttgccctgcccttcccctccatgtGGCCCACTGTCCAAACATGTGTGCATACCCAGCACAAATTGGAACTCAAATTGGCAGCTCAGAGGATGTCAAAGCAACATTCTTTGTCCCTCAAGGCTCCTTAGAACTTCACAGCTgagccctccccacccaccaaaTGAGGACTGGAGAATGGATTGTTCACTCATCAAACATTCCTGAGCCTCTGCTGTGGGCCAGGCATTGTGTGCAGTGCACATGGCCAGCTGCCTGCACTCACAGAGCTGACAGTGTAGTGGAGAGCACAGGGACCCCATCAGAAGGAAAGGGGCTGGCCATGATGACTAGAGGGAGGGGCATTTCTGACAGGGGATCATATGAGGAGTgtgagaaagtgacatttggaTGGAGATGTGAGTGAAAAAGAGATAGCCACACAAAAGGAACTCAAGCAAAGAGCCCCCCTCCCCTAAAAAAAGGAGGGatagccagtgcaaaggccctggggcaggaaagTTTGGGGCCCAATGTGAGAACCAGCAAGGGACCACCAGTGCGGTGGAGCATGCTGAGTTAGAGGTGAAGTTAGTGAGGGCAGGCCAAATTTGCCTTAGATCTTGAAGGAAACAGGCACCTACTCTGGACttcttcttttaaatcctcacctgagggtatttttcccattgatctctagaaagtggaagggagagagaaggggagagagagagatggagagagaaacatcgatgtaagagaaacacatcaattggttgcctcccacaagtgccCCTGCTGGGGAACCTGTAACTGTGGTACGTGCccttgaatgggaattgaacgcatgacccttctgtcctcaggccaaagctctaatcactgagccaaaccggccaaggtTCTACTGTGGATGTCTGAGCAGAGGACTTACTAGTACATgatctcatcctatataatcctatataataaaaggctaatatgcaaatcaaccaaacagcaaaCTGCTGGTCGCTATaatgcgcactaaccaccaggggcagatgctcaatgctggagctgccccctggtggtcagtgcactcccacaggggtagcgccgctcaaccagaagctgggctcagggctggtaaGCACAGCagtgtgggagcctctcctgcctctgtggcagtgctaaggatgtctgactgatggcttagacctgctcctccaagagcagggagtgggcctaagccatcagttggacatcccccaagggctcccaaactgcgaaagggtgcagaccaggctgagggacaccctcccccccccccccccccgagtgcatgactGGCCCAGGGTGGAGGCCGCAGGTGGGAGAAGAGGGTAGAGTCAGAATTGCAGGCCCAGAGTCAAAAGCTGGGAGTCCAACTTGCCCCTGTCAGGTGTGAGACTGGAGATTAAGACAGCCAAGCAGAGACATCTAGAAGGCAGTTCCATGTGTGAATCTGGAGTTCAGGGCTAAGGTCTGGGCTGCTTGTCCTGCCCTTCTATGATCTGTCATTTGACAAGTGCATCAAACCCCCTACTGGGTGCCAAGCCTtctgccagggcccaggccagaacGCTGGCTCTGCAGCCAGAGACCACCTTTGTGGTGAACCCCAGAGCATGGGAGCaggcctgttctctctctctctctctctctctctctcaacattttttaatgtttttaattgattttttttagagagggaggaagggaaagggagagagagagttagaaacattgatcagccggggatggagcctgcaaccccagcatgtgccctgacccggaattgaactggcaacctcttggtgcacgggacgacgcccaaccaactgagccacccagccaggccaggcctcttcttGAACCTTCCACATTGTGTCTGAGTAACATCCAGAGCAGTGTGTGCACATGCTCATGTGCACTCAGATGCTGGGTCTACCCGTGGGGCGTATGTTCACACATCTATGGTATATAAATCAACGCACAGGGCCCTTTTCCCTCTTTAAGCTTTGAGAAGAGAAAAGCCAAACTTTCCATGTCCTCTTCCTGTTGCCAGCAATTTCTTCCCAAGAGAAAAACTCATCTTGTTTTAATGCCATTGAAACCTCAGAGGATCTGGTCCCAATTAAACAACTTTGCTTGTAGATGCTTTTGTGAGCACTAAATACATCAGCAATCCAGACTCATGTGTCGTGCCTCCTTGCCCAAGACCTGGTGTTcctgagtgaggaggaggaggagggggaagagagagagagagagagagagagagagagagagagagagagagaggaaaacagagacagagagaggaggagggaaggggtacACAAAACCCCAAACGGGACAGTGAAGGCTGGGGATGGGGTGGCGGGTAGTAAGGTGCACTGGCAGTCATGGTCacagagagaggggcagaggcctTCAGCTGCTGCAGAGTGGGTGTCCCTGGGGAGGGTGACAGTGGAAGGTGGAAGGAGGGGGCAGAGTGCAGTAAGGGTGGCTTTGGGACAAGAAAAGGTCCCAGGTGGGGGATATGGCTGGGTTGAAGGAATAGGGCCATGATTAGGATGGGGACACGTGGGGAATCACTTCACATCTCCCTCCCTGTCTGAAACGCCATTTGGTCCCTGCCAATAACATGGGACCTGCTAGACCCCTGTGGAAGCTGCCCGTGCTCCTCCAGGTGGGCATGGAGGGGGCTCAGGCAGAAGACAGAGTCTGGGAAGAAACCAGGgctcctgctggcctgggggCAAGGGAGCCAGAAGGCGAGGCcgagcgccccctcccccgcccagccGGGCACGTTCATGTTCCAGTCCTGGCGCCCCGAATCTCCAGCTCCAGACGCATGTGACTCAGCCCTGCCGGCCTTGCCAAGCCGTCTAGACCCGAGTGTCTCCCCGCAGAGGGGGCCATCCCGCCTGCCATTTCCTCTCCCGCCGCCACtgccacgggggtgggggggtggggggagaggctgaGGCCCCCGCCCGCACACGTGCCATTTTCCAACTCCTCACTGAGCCCCAAACTCTCCCAGACTGCTGCAAACGGGAGGGAGAGGAACTCAAAAGCCCATGGGGACCAGGCCTGGGCATCCACCATATGTGGGGCCTGGAGCAAGGGGTGTGAAGACCCcggccctggcctctgcccccatCCGTGTGGGTTCCACCCCTGCCTCCACTGGGGCAAGGGCTCACTTGTGGGTACACTGGGCACACACAGCCTGGCTCTGTCCACACCCCTGCAAACACCTCGTACCTCAAGTGAGATTCACCCTCGGAGGGGAGAGGCCCTAGGAATAGGCTGGGATCTGATGGGGAAGTGGAGGCAGGGTTCTGGGCATGTGCAATGTGCTCTTGCAGGAGCCTGTGTCCTGGGAGTGGGTGGCATCCACTTGGCTTGGGGAGCCCCTCAGAGGCAGGAAGTGGTGGTAGGGCTCTAAAGCAGGAagccccaggcagggccaggtCTGACCGTGTGTGAGGGCAGCACTGCCTAGGTGTGCCTTGGGCAGGGAGCCACCTGCCCCTCTCAAGGGCTGACTGTccagctgccctggcctgggaTTACCAGGCTCCCCACCCTAGCACAGGGACCAGAAGTGACAGGAAGAGGAGGCCAAGGTCTCAGCGCGGCATCTCCATCCTCATGTGCCAGTGGACTCCCAATGTGGACATGAGCCTAGAATGAGAACATTCTAGAACTGGCAGTCATCAGTTAGCTCCTGTGTTGACAGTCTCATCCATTGAGGGCTAGGACCACTGGACTCCCCCAGGCCCACACTCATGGTAAGCTCACATCTGTCAGGCCCAACATGGCAGATCTGGAACCCTCCAGATTTATGCCATCCCAGTAGCttaaaaaagggagagggagaaagagatagaaacatcaatgatgagagagaatcactgactggctgcctcctgcacgctccccactggggatcgagcccacaactcaggcatgtgcccttgaccggaacccgggacccttcagtccacaggccaatgctctatccactgagccaaacctgctcgGGCGGTCCTCCTTTTCTTACTGGAGAATCTTAGAGGGGAGTAGATTGGAGGGCCCCTCTGTCCTCCAAGGCTGCCCCCTTTCTGGGGCAGGAGTTGGTGGGCCCTGTGGGACAAGGCCTTCATCCCTGCTGGATGCAGCAGATGCCAACCCATCTCCTCTTCCTGGAGAGGTAAACCCTTGAACTTCAGATTTCATTGGCGATATTTGTTAGGGGGCCTTTGGTTAAGATTCACCTTGCACCCCAGGGTCTGCTGCTCAGGCAGCTGGAACAGTGAGGTTGAGACACTCTTGCCCCTTCCCCCCTTGCCCA
The sequence above is a segment of the Myotis daubentonii chromosome X, mMyoDau2.1, whole genome shotgun sequence genome. Coding sequences within it:
- the LOC132224737 gene encoding extracellular matrix protein 2-like, with protein sequence MKTMLLPVLALWVGCCPGGALAKQRPSLREPMAPPTPTGLPALQLLLPIMPGRPDGSSHHRGPRGWRQKKDCSQGCGGSSISETTGRGQRRPGSRRGHGHGPADPGTMEQAMPSLPASCLLAQAAIACGNAKMKHIPALTDPGLTTLYLAENEIAKIPAHTFLGLPNLEWLDLSKNKLDARGLHPGAFKNLTRLKRLNLDGNQLSTVPALPASLQELKLNDNHLQGLQHSSFRGLSKLLTLEVEGNQLHDGNISPLAFRPLGSLLYLRLDRNRLRTIPPGLPASLQELHLGANVIEEVTERTLNRSCSLSVLVLSNNRLQEDRLAPRAWIDLPKLETLDLSHNRLVHVPSFLPRGLRRLLLHHNHIERIPGYVFAHMKPGLEFLHLSYNSLRADGIHDVSFWGLRTSLAELLLDHNQLQAIPRGLLGLKGLQVLRLSHNKIRHVPLNSICDTRAAQDSNLISTRLENNFIDRRRIPPTAFSCIRAYHSVVLQPQQGEGESS